The following are encoded together in the Gemmatimonadaceae bacterium genome:
- a CDS encoding DUF3311 domain-containing protein, translating to MRWHRLLALIPAAALLGAPWIADRVEPKLAGMPFLLAWIVAWVLLASVTMGIIGWLDGRAERGH from the coding sequence GTGCGCTGGCATCGCTTGTTGGCGCTGATTCCGGCGGCCGCACTCCTCGGCGCACCGTGGATTGCCGATCGCGTGGAACCCAAGCTCGCGGGGATGCCCTTCCTGCTCGCCTGGATCGTGGCGTGGGTACTGCTCGCGTCCGTCACGATGGGGATCATCGGCTGGTTGGACGGGCGCGCGGAGCGCGGTCACTAG